Proteins co-encoded in one Montipora capricornis isolate CH-2021 chromosome 12, ASM3666992v2, whole genome shotgun sequence genomic window:
- the LOC138027973 gene encoding adenylyltransferase and sulfurtransferase MOCS3-like isoform X1, with protein sequence MAEELDLLRQEIERKSLELESLKSRLALKEREHKLANGYSAGLDHPCSEASQKKERLSNQDILRYSRQLILPEIGVKGQIKLCNASVLIVGAGGLGCPAAQYLAAAGVGCIGIVDYDTVEVSNLHRQVLHTEERVNISKAESIKIQLNQLNSSVQCIPYCMQLTSSNAIKIIENYDVVLDATDNVATRYLLSDSCVMAGKPLVSGSALRFEGQLTVYNYADGPCYRCLFPSPPPPESVGNCSDSGVLGPVPGIIGTLQALEAIKIAVGIKSSFCQKMLVYDALEGRFLTVKLRQRQQSCPICGDNPTINKLQDYELFCGASATDKTPSLKLLSKQERISVQEYKEILDQCAPHVLLDVREPVELDICHLPKSLNIPLKHLRNPESHEILKRALLLLAEEENTCNFRPVNVYVLCKEGNDSQKAVKILREQFYRDYTELLTREETSSSLQADSKQDTIDESRSFDVVFKDIAGGLYAWAQHIDKEFPIY encoded by the exons ATGGCGGAAGAGTTGGATCTTCTTCGGCAGGAGATTGAGCGGAAATCTTTAGAGCTGGAATCGTTAAAAAGTCGATTAGCTCTGAAG GAGAGGGAACACAAGTTAGCTAATGGATACTCTGCAGGGTTAGATCACCCATGTTCTGAAGCTtcacaaaagaaagaaagacttAGCAACCAGGATATTTTACGATATAGCAGACAACTGATCTTACCTGAGATTGGTGTCAAAG GTCAGATAAAACTCTGCAATGCTTCAGTCCTTATTGTGGGTGCAGGTGGACTTGGGTGTCCTGCAGCTCAATACTTGGCTGCAGCTGGAGtag GTTGTATAGGAATTGTGGATTATGATACAGTTGAAGTGAGCAATTTGCATCGGCAAGTTCTTCACACTGAAGAAAGAGTAAACATCTCCAAGGCTGAGTCAATAAAAATACAGCTAAATCA GTTGAACTCTTCTGTGCAGTGTATACCATACTGTATGCAGCTTACAAGCAGTAATGCCAtaaaaatcattgaaaa TTATGATGTGGTTTTAGATGCAACAGATAATGTGGCAACAAG atATTTGCTCAGTGATTCTTGTGTCATGGCTGGTAAACCTTTAGTCTCTGGTAGTGCTTTGAGATTTGAGGgacag tTGACTGTTTACAACTATGCAGATGGACCATGCTACCGCTGCTTATTTCCTAGTCCTCCTCCACCAGAATCAGTTGGGAACTGCTCTGATTCTGGGGTCCTGGGTCCAG TCCCAGGGATAATTGGAACGCTGCAAGCTTTGGAGGCAATAAAGATTGCAGTTGGAATAAAAT CATCATTTTGTCAAAAGATGCTTGTTTACGACGCACTGGAAGGCAGGTTCCTTACAGTCAAATTGCGACAAAGGCAACAGAGTTGTCCCATTTGTGGAGATAATCCAACTATAAATAAACTACAGGATTATGAGCTTTTCTGTGGAGCTTCTGCTACAGATAAG ACTCCGTCCTTGAAACTTCTTTCTAAACAAGAAAGGATCTCTGTTCAG GAATATAAAGAGATCCTTGACCAATGTGCTCCTCATGTCCTTCTTGATGTGAGAGAACCTGTTGAGTTAGACATTTGCCATCTTCCTAAATCCTTGA ATATTCCATTGAAACATCTCCGTAATCCTGAGAGTCATGAGATTCTAAAAAGAGCATTATTGCTACTGGCAGAGGaggaaaatacatgtaacttcAGACCAGTAAATG TGTATGTCTTGTGCAAAGAAGGAAATGATTCACAAAAAGCAGTGAAGATATTGAGAGAGCAGTTTTATAGGGATTATACAGAGCTGTTAACCAGGGAAGAGACAAGTTCATCTCTTCAAGCTGATAGCAAACAAGATACAATAGATGAGAGTAGAAGTTTTGATGTTGTGTTCAAAGACATTGCTGGTGGTCTTTACGCTTGGGCTCAACATATTGACAAAGAGTTTCCTATTTATTAG
- the LOC138027973 gene encoding adenylyltransferase and sulfurtransferase MOCS3-like isoform X3, whose amino-acid sequence MAEELDLLRQEIERKSLELESLKSRLALKEREHKLANGYSAGLDHPCSEASQKKERLSNQDILRYSRQLILPEIGVKGQIKLCNASVLIVGAGGLGCPAAQYLAAAGVGCIGIVDYDTVEVSNLHRQVLHTEERVNISKAESIKIQLNQLNSSVQCIPYCMQLTSSNAIKIIENYDVVLDATDNVATRYLLSDSCVMAGKPLVSGSALRFEGQLTVYNYADGPCYRCLFPSPPPPESVGNCSDSGVLGPVLSASFCQKMLVYDALEGRFLTVKLRQRQQSCPICGDNPTINKLQDYELFCGASATDKTPSLKLLSKQERISVQEYKEILDQCAPHVLLDVREPVELDICHLPKSLNIPLKHLRNPESHEILKRALLLLAEEENTCNFRPVNVYVLCKEGNDSQKAVKILREQFYRDYTELLTREETSSSLQADSKQDTIDESRSFDVVFKDIAGGLYAWAQHIDKEFPIY is encoded by the exons ATGGCGGAAGAGTTGGATCTTCTTCGGCAGGAGATTGAGCGGAAATCTTTAGAGCTGGAATCGTTAAAAAGTCGATTAGCTCTGAAG GAGAGGGAACACAAGTTAGCTAATGGATACTCTGCAGGGTTAGATCACCCATGTTCTGAAGCTtcacaaaagaaagaaagacttAGCAACCAGGATATTTTACGATATAGCAGACAACTGATCTTACCTGAGATTGGTGTCAAAG GTCAGATAAAACTCTGCAATGCTTCAGTCCTTATTGTGGGTGCAGGTGGACTTGGGTGTCCTGCAGCTCAATACTTGGCTGCAGCTGGAGtag GTTGTATAGGAATTGTGGATTATGATACAGTTGAAGTGAGCAATTTGCATCGGCAAGTTCTTCACACTGAAGAAAGAGTAAACATCTCCAAGGCTGAGTCAATAAAAATACAGCTAAATCA GTTGAACTCTTCTGTGCAGTGTATACCATACTGTATGCAGCTTACAAGCAGTAATGCCAtaaaaatcattgaaaa TTATGATGTGGTTTTAGATGCAACAGATAATGTGGCAACAAG atATTTGCTCAGTGATTCTTGTGTCATGGCTGGTAAACCTTTAGTCTCTGGTAGTGCTTTGAGATTTGAGGgacag tTGACTGTTTACAACTATGCAGATGGACCATGCTACCGCTGCTTATTTCCTAGTCCTCCTCCACCAGAATCAGTTGGGAACTGCTCTGATTCTGGGGTCCTGGGTCCAG TATTATCAGCATCATTTTGTCAAAAGATGCTTGTTTACGACGCACTGGAAGGCAGGTTCCTTACAGTCAAATTGCGACAAAGGCAACAGAGTTGTCCCATTTGTGGAGATAATCCAACTATAAATAAACTACAGGATTATGAGCTTTTCTGTGGAGCTTCTGCTACAGATAAG ACTCCGTCCTTGAAACTTCTTTCTAAACAAGAAAGGATCTCTGTTCAG GAATATAAAGAGATCCTTGACCAATGTGCTCCTCATGTCCTTCTTGATGTGAGAGAACCTGTTGAGTTAGACATTTGCCATCTTCCTAAATCCTTGA ATATTCCATTGAAACATCTCCGTAATCCTGAGAGTCATGAGATTCTAAAAAGAGCATTATTGCTACTGGCAGAGGaggaaaatacatgtaacttcAGACCAGTAAATG TGTATGTCTTGTGCAAAGAAGGAAATGATTCACAAAAAGCAGTGAAGATATTGAGAGAGCAGTTTTATAGGGATTATACAGAGCTGTTAACCAGGGAAGAGACAAGTTCATCTCTTCAAGCTGATAGCAAACAAGATACAATAGATGAGAGTAGAAGTTTTGATGTTGTGTTCAAAGACATTGCTGGTGGTCTTTACGCTTGGGCTCAACATATTGACAAAGAGTTTCCTATTTATTAG
- the LOC138027973 gene encoding adenylyltransferase and sulfurtransferase MOCS3-like isoform X2 has product MAEELDLLRQEIERKSLELESLKSRLALKEREHKLANGYSAGLDHPCSEASQKKERLSNQDILRYSRQLILPEIGVKGQIKLCNASVLIVGAGGLGCPAAQYLAAAGVGCIGIVDYDTVEVSNLHRQVLHTEERVNISKAESIKIQLNQLNSSVQCIPYCMQLTSSNAIKIIENYDVVLDATDNVATSDSCVMAGKPLVSGSALRFEGQLTVYNYADGPCYRCLFPSPPPPESVGNCSDSGVLGPVPGIIGTLQALEAIKIAVGIKSSFCQKMLVYDALEGRFLTVKLRQRQQSCPICGDNPTINKLQDYELFCGASATDKTPSLKLLSKQERISVQEYKEILDQCAPHVLLDVREPVELDICHLPKSLNIPLKHLRNPESHEILKRALLLLAEEENTCNFRPVNVYVLCKEGNDSQKAVKILREQFYRDYTELLTREETSSSLQADSKQDTIDESRSFDVVFKDIAGGLYAWAQHIDKEFPIY; this is encoded by the exons ATGGCGGAAGAGTTGGATCTTCTTCGGCAGGAGATTGAGCGGAAATCTTTAGAGCTGGAATCGTTAAAAAGTCGATTAGCTCTGAAG GAGAGGGAACACAAGTTAGCTAATGGATACTCTGCAGGGTTAGATCACCCATGTTCTGAAGCTtcacaaaagaaagaaagacttAGCAACCAGGATATTTTACGATATAGCAGACAACTGATCTTACCTGAGATTGGTGTCAAAG GTCAGATAAAACTCTGCAATGCTTCAGTCCTTATTGTGGGTGCAGGTGGACTTGGGTGTCCTGCAGCTCAATACTTGGCTGCAGCTGGAGtag GTTGTATAGGAATTGTGGATTATGATACAGTTGAAGTGAGCAATTTGCATCGGCAAGTTCTTCACACTGAAGAAAGAGTAAACATCTCCAAGGCTGAGTCAATAAAAATACAGCTAAATCA GTTGAACTCTTCTGTGCAGTGTATACCATACTGTATGCAGCTTACAAGCAGTAATGCCAtaaaaatcattgaaaa TTATGATGTGGTTTTAGATGCAACAGATAATGTGGCAACAAG TGATTCTTGTGTCATGGCTGGTAAACCTTTAGTCTCTGGTAGTGCTTTGAGATTTGAGGgacag tTGACTGTTTACAACTATGCAGATGGACCATGCTACCGCTGCTTATTTCCTAGTCCTCCTCCACCAGAATCAGTTGGGAACTGCTCTGATTCTGGGGTCCTGGGTCCAG TCCCAGGGATAATTGGAACGCTGCAAGCTTTGGAGGCAATAAAGATTGCAGTTGGAATAAAAT CATCATTTTGTCAAAAGATGCTTGTTTACGACGCACTGGAAGGCAGGTTCCTTACAGTCAAATTGCGACAAAGGCAACAGAGTTGTCCCATTTGTGGAGATAATCCAACTATAAATAAACTACAGGATTATGAGCTTTTCTGTGGAGCTTCTGCTACAGATAAG ACTCCGTCCTTGAAACTTCTTTCTAAACAAGAAAGGATCTCTGTTCAG GAATATAAAGAGATCCTTGACCAATGTGCTCCTCATGTCCTTCTTGATGTGAGAGAACCTGTTGAGTTAGACATTTGCCATCTTCCTAAATCCTTGA ATATTCCATTGAAACATCTCCGTAATCCTGAGAGTCATGAGATTCTAAAAAGAGCATTATTGCTACTGGCAGAGGaggaaaatacatgtaacttcAGACCAGTAAATG TGTATGTCTTGTGCAAAGAAGGAAATGATTCACAAAAAGCAGTGAAGATATTGAGAGAGCAGTTTTATAGGGATTATACAGAGCTGTTAACCAGGGAAGAGACAAGTTCATCTCTTCAAGCTGATAGCAAACAAGATACAATAGATGAGAGTAGAAGTTTTGATGTTGTGTTCAAAGACATTGCTGGTGGTCTTTACGCTTGGGCTCAACATATTGACAAAGAGTTTCCTATTTATTAG